CCGGCGCCGAGCAGGAACTGGTTGCTCACGCCGTAGCACGGCGCGAAGTCCGGGAAGGAGAAGAAGAGCGGGCGCGCGACGGGAGCGCCGGTGAGGTGCGCCTGGTAGTTGAGCGTGTAGAGGTAGGGGAGCATCCTGTAGCGCATGCCGAGCGCGTTCCGGGCGGACCTCGCCACGGACTGCCACTGGTAGAGCTCCTGCCTCGGCGAGGCGAAGTTGGCGTGGTCCCTGGAGAAGGGGTAGAAGGCGCCGAGCTCGATCCAGCGGCtgcacagctcctccagcggcggcgGGCTCGCCGGGTAGAAGCCGCAGATGTCGGAGCCGACCATGGGCATGCCGAAGATGCCGAAGTTGAGCATGGTCGAGATGGAGTAGCGGAGGTCCTCCCAGGTGCCCTTGTTGTCGCCGGTCCAGTGCGCGGCGTAGGCGCCGGAGCCGACGAACGTCGACCTGGTGAGGATGAACGGCCTCTTGCCCTGGATGCTCTGCAGCCCCTTGTGCGTGGCGATGGCCTGCGAGAAGCCATACAGGCTGTGGGCATTGTACTCCAGGACGCCATTGTAGTGCACGGCGCTGGTGGCGATGGTGTTGTAGCCGAGGCGCGCCGACTTCCCGGAGGCGTTGATCTTGTACGGCGGCTCGTCCCACCTGGTGTTGGTGAGGTTCTTGCAGTCGAGGCAGCACAGCCAGGGCTCCTTGGACGTCGGGTCCGGGCACCGGTGCGTGGTCGGGATGGTGCACTTGCCGGTGCAGAAGTTGGAGGCCTCGTTCATGTCGATCCAGAGCCCGTCCACGGGGACGAGCTCGTGGAAGCGGCGCACCTCGTCGATCCACCACGAGGCGCCGTTGGGGTTGATGAAGTCCGGGAAGTAGACGGGGCCGGGCCAGACCTGGGCGAGGTATGGCTGCCCgtcgagcttgatgaagatgtcgcgGTCCATGCCGCGCTGGTACACGCCGTAGGTGTGGTTCACGTTGATGCCGGGGTCGATGAGGACAATGTACTTCATCCCGCGCGCGTGGATCTTGTCGAGGAAGGCCAGCAGCTTGGGGCGCGGGTAGTTCACGGGGCTCAGAGTGAAGTCCTTCCTGGCGTCCATATGGTCGTCGTCGTTCCAGATCACGTCCAGGGGGATCTGCGCGCTCCGGTAGTTCTCCACCACGTCCTCCACCACCGAAAGGTTATGGTATCCCCACCTGCATTGGTGGAACCCTGTAAACCAGAGCAAAAGGCAATAAGAGATTTGCAGTGTTAAATTTCAAATACTCTGTTCTGGTTGCAGAGTAAAAATAGTAAAGAGTAGTATGATTTACTACAAAACAATTCAGGTGAGGTCTCTTGACCATATTCAGAGCAAGTTTTGTTTTGGTTTTTGCAGCCACATTCTCAGAATCACGACTTGGGAATGTCATTTACATATTTAGTGCGAATCAAGAAATTGTTGGTTTGTTACAAATTACAGAGAATCCAGAAATTATGGTCTCAAATTATATTTGGCCGATGATTACGCGAGGGAGCTAGATGTAATTGTGCTTACTATTCTTGCTAGAATTTGGCTCATTCTATATATTTGTAAACatgaacaaaatatatcaaggcaggcAGAGTTGATGGGTTGGTTACCAAATGCCCAGTACGGCATGGGCGCGGGGCGGCCGATCATGGCGGTGTACTGGTCGACGACGGCGAGCGGCGTCGGGCCGGCGAAGAAGTAGAAGTCGAGGAGGCCGCCGATGACCTTGTAGGTCAGCGAGGTGCCGGTGTACAAGACGTCCATGCCGTTGCTGTTGAGCAGCAGCACGGCGTGCGCGACGCCGCGGCCGGCGAGGTTGCGGAGGTCCACGTACACCGGGTGGGAGCCGTAGAGGTCGGTGTTGAGGTTGATGGCGGAGGCGTCGGTGGTGTAGAGCGTGTAGGGGTCGTTGGGCCGGAGCTTGATGCCGCCGGGCTGCGTGTTCTCGCCGAGCCCGTAGAGCGCGGCGTCGCCGGGAAGGCGCGTGGACACCTCCAGGTACTGGTCCTTGAACACCAGCGGGGCGCGGCTGGTGTTGAAGAGCGGCTGCCGGGTGGATTTGCGGTGCACGGCGAACCAGAAGGGGTCGCGGCCGTAGGTGAAGACGAGGTCCTGCCCCGGGTACTCCCCGGCGGTGAAGGGGGCGCCGTCGGCGGTGGCGCCGAGGGGCGGGGATGGCTCCCGCGGGAGCAGGTCGTAGGGGACCTCCCACCTCTGCTTCTCCGCGTCCGTTATCTGCACCCGTACCCTGTCCATGGTCTCGTGCCTGCACAAGTAGTAGTACAGCAAACACATTCCGCCATTACAAAATGCACGAGCTTGCATCTCCATTGGTCTCGGTCGTAGAATACCTATAAATTAGGAGCACGCATGATTGGAATACATATATACTACTACTAATCCGGCTGGACAGAGTAATCATGGAAGCATGAACACACATTGTGCCAAGAGAATATGAATATGATACATCAGCGGGGCAACAAATCAATAATTTCTTGAGCATGTTTATAGTACTTGTAATTTCGCAGACCAATTCCTCAAATTTGGGGAGCtgttttgccctttttcttgaacagATCGAACGGGCAATTATTGCAGCCACAAACATTCCCCTCAAACAAAGCTACTGGTACTAGAAACCGTGGAatccatttcaaaaaaaaagaaaccGTGGAATCCACATAGAGCACTGTGAATAAAAAAAGCCGCGAGGAAGAAAGAAGCTTACTTGACGAAGAGCCTGAGGCGGGGGATGTCAGGGCCGTAGGTGGAGGTGCGCCGCTTCACCTGGAGGAAGCCGAcgaggcctcccccgttggggcgctgGACGAGGGAGACCAGCTTGTACCCGAACCCGGCCGGCTTGGGCGCCGCTGCCGGTGCCTTGGCCTTTGCCTTGGCAGTCGCAGAGACGCCATTGCTGCTGCCGGCCAAGgccaggatgaggaggaggaggaggcaccgcCATGGCAGGAGGTGGGAAGGAGGGCGAGGGAGCATCGCTGGCCGCGTTCCTCCTCTCTCACTGTGCAGCGGCGGCAATGTCGCAGGCCCCACTACTCCTCAGTCCTCACAGGTGTGAAtttgtgagagggagagagcaggggcggATAGTGGATAGGgagcgagagagagggagggaggtgtAATGATGCGAGtaatgaggggagagagagagcgatGTCAGTGTGATGAGTGGCATGTTCAACGGGTGTGCAGCACCGTCCTCCTTTATAGCCGccgtatcctctctctctctctctctctctctctctcggggtACTCTCTGTATCGTGGGGTCCGATCAGCCGCGGCATGGTTGTCAGTCACTGCACGCAACAGAGAGGTTTTGACGCCTAGATCATGGCcggtttttgaaaagttcaaaattcTATAAAATTCACAATTTTACATTTTAAAAAATCTAAAAAAGATACAGACATGCGTggaggcataacacacatgtgtaAATTTTAAGGACAAAATACGTTGAAATGAAGGCAGTGCAAAAAAAAAAAGACAAATTTGTGGCTtttcaacacatgatactattcatcccaaAAGTACATGGATTTGTTCTTTTTGAACGAATGGCATCTCAAGGTATTTCATtttgaaattttacacacatacacatCACATTCTTGTGTACTTgtacaaaaaaatcatattttttatACCAAAAATTATGAATTTcaattattttttcaaaatttttggCCGATCTCCAAAATGCCACTTTCCATGGATTATTCAACTCAAACATGGCTCAATGATTCCACTGATTCTCTCTTGCATAATCTTAGAGAGGATTTAAATGTTATTGAGTAATAAAGGTTTTTTTTCTCAGGCATTGAGTGATAAAGGTTGTTTTTGCCGTAGCGATAATAATTTTGACATCAAAATACCGCTCCCAAATGATTATTCTCGTTGGCCACGGAAATTCGGCAAAAAAAAAACCGATACATGTCAATCACACATGCGAATACCACCAACATAATTTTCTTCCGCCTCTCAACCTTGGCCGTGGGGCTCCTCGCACTCCGCTTTCTCATCTCCGCTTGCGCTTGGCTGTTGCTCTCCTTTCCATAGCGAAGTGCGAGGCATGCGTGGCACAGATCGCGGGAGGTGGTGCGTTCGGGCTAGCATGGTTGCGCGACATCAGTTCCTGGTTCGTGAGCACAACAGAGGCGACCAAGAAGGCGATGGTGGTCTCCAAGGATCAAAGTCCAGAGGAGAACGAGAGGATGTTCCCCGATGGCAAAGCAAAGTATCCAATCGAGATCGTGCTTTGGGCCATGGAGGAGGCGGAATCTGCGGATCCAGTGCTGCGGTGGAAGTGAGCGGTGTTCTGATCCGCATCCGAGGTCTTCCTAGTCTGGAGGAGGATGTGGTGGCGGTGGTGATGGCGCTACAACCGGCAGGAACGCTGGATATGTTGATTCTGATTAACAACGACGGGCACATGATGCTGAATAAGAAGGCGGTGATGTGGTTTACATGCCAAGGCGATCCATGTACTTCCCTCATCGTTCTTCTAGCCTGCCCAGCCTCGCTTGCTTCGCGGTCACGGAGTAGGGGTCTCCCTAGCCGATAACTGCTTCTCATTACTTGTCGGTGATGATTCAGACAAGGAGGCTAAGATCTCATGGGTTTCTACAAGTAAGTTTTGTACCCCCATCAAAATATTTGCATTCACCTTCACGTTCTAATGGAGTGAGATTGTGAACATCAATTCTAGATCGAGGATTATCAAAATCTAAGCTAGAACAACTAATGAATTCAAATCCTTTGTTGTTGGATATATATTGTAGTGGAAATTCAGTTTTGTTTGAGGAGCAGGGTAACATTGAACCTTATGCTTTCTCTGACGGTGTTCATCTAGATGATAATAATTCAAGATCAATTGGGGATTCTTGTGACAGAGTAGTTCCTAGTGGCGTGGAGGTTAGAAATCACTTGCAAGATGGAAATTTTCCGGCCATCCCAACTTATTGGTATGAGGATATGCTTGAATTTTTTGAGACTTAGCTTTGGATAATTGTAATGTGGAAGTGCTCTGCTAGGCGAGAGCATAATTTGTTCTGCTAGGCTAGGCCTAGGGCTCCCATGGTACCTGATGATGCTCATGGGCCACTTCGATGCCCCATGTTCGACCCTGGTGGGCTTTGGGAGGGTGTGACAAATACGTATTCTGAAAATATGTTCTCTAGCACTTTTTCAGTTACTTAAATAGCATTCCCCTCCCCCTACGGGGGCTTGACAGTGATTTTTCCGAGCCAAAGTTAGGGTTCCATGTTCCACCGATAGCTTGAAAGAGGATAGCTTGGCTGGAAACTATGGAGGCACTAGTGGGTAGGGAGAGAAAATTACCGATGTAGTGGGGTAGATAAACATGATGATAGGTGTAGGAACAACAATTCTAGAGATGGGGTATGAAGAATAATGCTGGGGATGGAGATCTGAGTATAAATCAAGGTCATCGGGAGCATAGGAGACAAGTGTTGAATGATGGTGGTTTGTAGTCTGGTGGTCAAGGTTTACAAGAGCCGAAAGGTAATCTAATCTTGGTTCTTCTCATCATAATGATAGGGCGCGACCTCTGATGCTTCAGAACAGATTCATAATAGGGTGGCTCTCGATCTAGCACAACATCAATAGTTATTTGGGGCTCTGCTTGCTCAACTTGCTCGGAGTAGTCAGCAATTACCCCCAGATCTGAAGCCCAATTTTCTAACTCTGGAGGTCAGATCCTAGAGCATGTGAGTGATCTTGACAAGGGAAAGCGTTCTTATTAATGTGCTTAGCGGTAGTTCTTGGAATCTGAACAATTTTGTGGGAAATGTTGGTGAGTAGTGATAGTTCTCACAGAGATGGTTCAGTGGGAAAGATAATATTCTACGAAGAGGTTAGAAAGGTAGCAAATGTTGTTGCTACTCTGGAGAATATGAATCTATTCATTATATATTCTTTCAATGCTACGTTGCAAGGTTAATTTGGAGTCATGTGAAATGTGCTTGTCCCCTTAATTTCACGTGTGTTAACCTGACTTAGTGTTTTGGTAGATGGAATAAAGGCTTTTGAAAGCCTCACAGACTGCTGGTTCTGGTAGGGGTTTCTGAGATGTTTTGGATGATTTTGCATTTGTCGCAATGACATTATTTTTTACAGAGAAATTATCTCTAACCCCATGACTATGATCAAGTTGATGTGCCCTTGGATCATGGATTGGTCTATCTTGAAAATAAAGGAGCCAGGACAAAGAGTGTTAAAGTTGGAAGAGGAACTCACAGAGTGGGTAGCAAGTGAGGTCTATTGGGCATCTCATGGTTGGAGTGTTCTTTGGATTGGTGGCTCATAGTGGACCTGATGCTAGCTTTGATTTTGTTCATCTTCGGCTGATGGCTTCTTTGCCCTGTTGCATCTCTACCTTAGTTGTCTTAACTTGAACTTTTTATATGTGTCTATCAGAGTCTAGAGTTTGGAGGGTTTCCAGTTGTGGCTTGGCCTCTTGTGGGATCTTGCAATCTTGCATGATCCCTGTTTCTGCACCATGGATCGTTGCGTTCAAGTGATGCAAAGTTGGAGGTTGCTAAAAATGTTGCTTTGGGGCTTTGTAGTGGTAGTTTGGTTGGATTCTTAAGTTGGTAGTTTGTCTAGGACCACATGGTTTCTTCAAATGAAACTAGAGAGGGAGGCCTCTCTTTTGCTTAAAATATTAATATCAACACCGTAAAAGTTTCCAAACTCTTGAGGCCGCTACCCCAACTTCCATCTACTCGGTTGCACCACGTGGAGTCAGCCGGCACTGCCATTTAGGATGGCTGTCTGACATGACTCTACTTCTCTTTGATCTCCAATGCTCCATGACCAAACCAGCCATTGCCCAAGCCACACATGGTAACTGTCTTAAACCTTGACCATGACATCACCTACCTTACCACCATAATCATGGGGATCAGTTCAAGAGTTCAAAGAACGAACCCTAGGATCAATGTTGGGAACATAATCGATCTTACCACCAGGGACAAAGATGTGCAATTGGATTCCAATCTCGACCTTAGCAAGTTGATTTGAAGATATCCTTGTCACCATAATCGACAGGGATATGTGGGAAGCCCCCTTCTTGAGCCCCACCAATCACGACAATGCCTCCCTTGCTGGAAAATTCATCCATCTCGCCCTTTGCCCCGACACCGACATGTCCACTTCCACTGCCGCCCAGATCAAACCTTGCTCATATGAAGTTTACCCCTCCACCAAGAACCTCCCCCGCTATTCCTCTGTGATCCAAGCATTCACCTGGATCTCTAGCTTACGAATATCCATGTAATCCCGCTCCTTCGCGGTTCGCTTAGACTGGTGATCTGAGCAAGGCACGCCGCGAAAGCCACTCTACCCAATCCTCCCACCTTCTTAGTGGTAGATCTAGGTGAGCCGCTCCGACAATGGAATTCGGTCGAGCGTCTCCGAGTGCTCTGCGAGGATTCCATCGCCCTCGTCGCCCGTAGTTGTCTACACACATATCTTCCTTTGCAACTTGGATGAAACACCGACGAGATCGAGAGGGTGCTCACAACCGTCGATAGGGAGAAGCATCCAGATAGTCAGCTCCACTAAGTTTGTAAGTGTCGTACACACAATAATCTATTGGTCTTGGGCCGCTAACTCTTCTACCTCAATCTAGTTAAACTTTTGAAATCTCAAAGGCCCATTTGACTTGCATAACAGGTGTGCATGTTTAGTATCATATTGCTAGTCGAGGAAGAGAATATGTAAGGTTTTGTGTTCTACTGTTCGTTGTAGCAAGATAAAAGAGAGCAATAGTGTGCACGTCACGTTTTGTAAATCAACTTCGAGTTCGGGCTAACATTATGCGCCTAGTTGGAAGAATAGTGCTGATTGTTCGTGTCTATCCTCGAGCTCATTGTAGACACATTTTGTACTTCCAGATAGTTCTTCTACAACGTTTCAGTTGCATCTCTTCACTTTCCCGCGCATCCTATCTATAGGTAGGGACATAGAGGAGAGAAGGTACGCACAAGGATATTTGTAGACAAAACATACACTCATAGTGAGTTCCTACTGTTGAGCTACTTCAATGACGACTCCATCCTCGACGACTACAAGCATAGCtatttgaaagagcattagttcaaagcCGTGTCTTTTGAAAACCCGTATCGGTTGGGGAGCAATTATGTGTTTAGGATGCACCTCGGTATGACTGCTTGCTTAAGTTCGACTAATCATCGAGGTCAATCCGCCTGcttcgactacgtcgtctacggtgATGACTGTCTCGTCTTCGTCACCATGGCCAACAATGAACTCGTACGGATTGTTCTTTTCTGTGTTGGCATGTGTACATAAGTGTCCCAAAAGATCCTACTAACACAGGGACATGGGTGCCGATTTGACGCGGCGTTTCATGCATCATCTCTGTTTGTTGTGCCTCATCTGCCGTTTTGTCGCCAGGGGACCTCGCCCAAAAACCCGCTACAGAAACTGACGTACCCGGCCTCAACTATTTTCTCTCTCAAAGAATGTTAACTCTCTTTTTTTAGTCTTGAATGTTGCTTTAACTTGAGGCTGGTACATTGACAGCATTACTACGTATTGTACGCGCATGCATGGTTCTGACACCTGTAAATGCAAAGCAAGCAGCAGTCAGCAGACGTAGAGAAATTTGTACAGTACAAGACACACGTGGAGACTGTCTTTATACGTACTGTATGTCCCGGCCAGGGATTGTGGCCGAATTGGCGGAGCACGGCGCGTGCGAGTCCGTCGTTCTCTTTTTCGTCACTCAACAGCGATCGTGCTCATGCATGGGCGCGGTGTAGTGTAGTGGCGCGCATGGCAACAagcatttttttttttttttgaatagGGCAACAACAAGCATTTCTAGTACGCCACCGGTTCAGAACAGTCCAGCTACGTGTTGTGTTGCGTGAATCGAGTGGATCGGTGGAATCAGACAAGCGGGACACCTTGATCATGGGCTCAAAACTCGGGCCCTGTGTTCTGCTCTCTTGTGTTGTGCTCTGAGCTGTGAGCTCTGACACCTCACTCATCATTTCCCGAGAGTATAAGCGTACGGTGTACTCGATAAAGCTGGCTGGCGGAATCTTTGACGGATGGGAGTGGCGCCAATTGCTCGCGATCGCAAGCATGCAGGCCAAATCATCGAAGGAATTCGATCCCATGCATACGGGGATGCTCCTACGTCCTACGGACAAATGGCTTGCTTGCTCTCGTACGGTGTCTTTCTTCTCACGGTTGCATCGTTGCAAATGACAAATTAAAGTATAACAGATGCCTACGCTTTCTATACAACCACCTCACTACTTCCTTGGTCTTGGTTTACAAGTACCTCTCATATTTTGGGTAATATTTTGGCCAATTAGGCTAATTAGGCTATGACTGCTGCAGCAGATTGCATAGCAGTATTTGTCAGGGACGCGGTAGAAATCCGATCCAAGATTTTTAcataagcactagtagaaaacagggctttggttcaggccgggtcagcccattagtcccggttcagtctagaaccgggaccaatgtgggcattggtctcggttcgtgagcccagggggccggccgggccacatgggccattggtcccggttcatttggaccttttggtcccggttggtgatgaaccgggaccaatgggcctcgctcatggcccaccaccattggtcccggttggtggcttgaaacgggacaaaaggctcccctttagtcccggctcatgtcaccaaccgggaccaatgaggtgcctatatataccccctcgcgcaagagcagagcacagtgctctgttttttctggccgagggggagagggctttgtggtgctctagctcacctcctatgcacatgaggtgttcgatggaatgcccgagccacactacttaagctttctcctctcgaagctcgagctccaaactccattttcctcgagatttgtctagattta
The Triticum dicoccoides isolate Atlit2015 ecotype Zavitan chromosome 3A, WEW_v2.0, whole genome shotgun sequence genome window above contains:
- the LOC119266788 gene encoding alpha-xylosidase 1-like: MLPRPPSHLLPWRCLLLLLILALAGSSNGVSATAKAKAKAPAAAPKPAGFGYKLVSLVQRPNGGGLVGFLQVKRRTSTYGPDIPRLRLFVKHETMDRVRVQITDAEKQRWEVPYDLLPREPSPPLGATADGAPFTAGEYPGQDLVFTYGRDPFWFAVHRKSTRQPLFNTSRAPLVFKDQYLEVSTRLPGDAALYGLGENTQPGGIKLRPNDPYTLYTTDASAINLNTDLYGSHPVYVDLRNLAGRGVAHAVLLLNSNGMDVLYTGTSLTYKVIGGLLDFYFFAGPTPLAVVDQYTAMIGRPAPMPYWAFGFHQCRWGYHNLSVVEDVVENYRSAQIPLDVIWNDDDHMDARKDFTLSPVNYPRPKLLAFLDKIHARGMKYIVLIDPGINVNHTYGVYQRGMDRDIFIKLDGQPYLAQVWPGPVYFPDFINPNGASWWIDEVRRFHELVPVDGLWIDMNEASNFCTGKCTIPTTHRCPDPTSKEPWLCCLDCKNLTNTRWDEPPYKINASGKSARLGYNTIATSAVHYNGVLEYNAHSLYGFSQAIATHKGLQSIQGKRPFILTRSTFVGSGAYAAHWTGDNKGTWEDLRYSISTMLNFGIFGMPMVGSDICGFYPASPPPLEELCSRWIELGAFYPFSRDHANFASPRQELYQWQSVARSARNALGMRYRMLPYLYTLNYQAHLTGAPVARPLFFSFPDFAPCYGVSNQFLLGAGVMVSPVLEQGASSVDAVFPPGTWYNLFDTSKAVVSTGSGAAVRLPAPLNEVNVHVHQGTVLPLQRGGTISRDARATPFTLVVAFPLGAADADAEGAVYVDDDERPAMVLAEGQATYARFHAAVRGGKEVTVRSDVAMGSYSMHKGLVIEKITVLGLHGAGTDLAIQVDGADDATAVATSSPYFAAADAAQVLRQGEEDDAVEGEKRSGVTMEVGGLALPLGKSFTMTWNMRIQA